Part of the Anguilla rostrata isolate EN2019 chromosome 10, ASM1855537v3, whole genome shotgun sequence genome, gtatcaaactgttgattttgacacactcaGTGTTTTTGGTATGtgtgatttattctgatttttcaaTCGtgtgatggcctgctttactggcattgatactttggtcctcatgttgagagacagcagcaaaagcctccaaatgcaaatgctacACCTAGAaccaactctagaccttttgttagctttcttctgcatgaactaatgatgcaacaatatacagaagaagaaacagctgagcagccaactgtccaattgCTTTGGGTCCCCTAAAATGTATGGACTGTAATTCCTCTACAGACTCAACTGATAttgatgtaaataccttcagattaaagatgacagtctgtactttaacctcatattcactgttccatttcaaatccaatatgctggattacagagccaaaacaacaaaagttgtgtcactataataataataataataataatattaagcATGACAGACTACTTTTGAAATTTGAGTCTGTGTAAGACATATATCATTAGATGTGTGACACAACATTTATGACATCGCAAGGGATGCAGTAATGACGACCAACGGAAATGTTGcgtttgaaaaatataaaataaaataacggaGAAATATTTCCGGGCAGGCGATATAAACTTCATTTCCCAGAAATCCCGCTCTAGCGACTATCCCATAAGTCCGTTCGACATCCTCCTTTCGAAGAGAAGGTCGCATTTACAAAATCAAGCGGACGAGGAAGCGTTgaaaatttaacaaattaaagCCATTATGCTTGGCCAGGCTGTTCGACGATTTACCACTTCAGCCATCCGTGGGTCTCACTATGCAGAAGGACCAGGAAAGGTAAACCAGCAACAGAAACAGTACTTAAGTAATGCAACCGTACTAGACCTAACAAGGCCTAAAATCTCCTCCGAAGCCTGAATGGAGGTCACAGATAATGAAACAGGCAGGAGAGTTAGCTAGCGAGGAAACTAAAAAAGGCGCCCTGTTTACGAAACGCAGTCTAACAGATCGCTAGCAAGCATTCAAACCACAGTTCGCTAGCCAAGCTTATATTTTATGTGACGATTATTTAACTATAGCTGCTAAACTGACTTGGCAGCTTGTTGACATTTTTAGCTTGCTATCTGCTAGCGAACCAAGCAAAACCCCAATAACTGGTATAGCTTGCTGTGTAACTTTTGATTTTAAGCCGGTGGTGAAAAAAATACGTGCGCGTTTTAAAATTGTGTGCATTGAAATGCTGACTGTAACGTTAGCTTTTTAGACCACAGCGAGTTACGTACTGTTAGCTAAAAATCTGGATAGTAAAAGCTAAAAGTGGATTTTTGtcttctagctagctagctgtagtTACTGGTTGTTATTCTCGAATTGGTGGATACATGTTGGTTGACGTTATTAACAAACTGTTAGCACAGACTGTTTGTCATAAAGATGGCTAACTTTAATGAACTGCTGTGACGTGCGGAATGAGACCAAGGGTTTCATGACCTTTCTAGAAAAATGATAGGTAACGCTTAGCGTCACTCGCTAGCATTTATACTGTTGAGGAAAGGTTACCTAAAACGTCGATTTCAATGAGTTATGCTGTACTTCTTGCAAAATTCAGGACATTATTTGTGTCCTCAGGCATAATTATTGAGATATGCGAAAGAGGGCGtcataaaaaatgatttgacaTATTTGACCCCCTATTCAATCAGAGCAAAAGCATTCAGACAAGGCACTCTGCAATGCTtggtttttataaatgtgaagCGTCTCATACATTTTTCTGGTGGTTGAAAAGTTTTTAACATATATTTTCCTTATACATTCCACTGCAGTTTACGGACTGAGCCAGAATTAGTTTcacaacatacattttttacgTTGAATCAAATttaacagctggatatttacagatgGAATTCatgttaaataccttgctcaagggtacaacagcagtgcttcTTGTGGGATTTAAACCTTCAACCTCAAAGTTACGAGCCCAAGTCCCTTACCATTATGCTACCCTTCCACCTATGTGTATTAAAACCTTTTCTGACAGTTTGTTGGTAGGTGACATTTCTTTCTCCTAAACGCAGTGGATATACCAGTGACAAatgcagcctgtgtgtgcaggtcttgggtatttgttattttaaaaaaaagtagaattctcaaaatattttggaaattgTTTATGTATCTCAGTCAATGAAGCATCAAGGGATGTTGCTGAAATAGTTCATGTTCATAGTTCTCTTAGAATGAGCAAAATAAGTCCATCGTTCATGAGAACTCTAGAAGTGACAGTGTTATGGTATGACTAGTGAATAGATCAATGGCTTGTACATTTAGCCAAGTTGTTGGTCAGGTATGTTCCAATAGCATTTGCCTGCACAGATACTGTTGAGGTTTTTGAAAGTATGCCTGTGCATTTTCAgcagaaattaatatttttttaaaaatgatgcctGTTTCACTGAACCTGATTATTGCAGTAGAAAAAGAATCAGATCTGTCCTTCACAGAAAGGCCTCTGGAATGTATGAATGCGCATGAGCCATCAGTTGAGGGCGTCCATCTTGCCGGTGACCTAACTTAGGCAGTGGTGCCTAAACTTTGCAAGCTGCTGACCCAGTTTATGAGCCAGGTGTTCTGTGAAAGTAACAAAATATGAAGattgtttttttacacatcTCTCTCAGAACCTGCCAGCCAGTCCTGTTCCACAGTTTGAGAAGCAGTTGAGCTAACCGAGTCTCTGTCCCACAGAACCTGCCCTTCTCCGTGGAGAACAAATGGAGGCTGCTGGGCATGATGGTGCTGTTCTTCGGCAGCGGGTTCACCTTCCCCTTCATCGTGGTCAGACACCAGCTCCTGAAGAAGTGATGCATCAGCTCCTTTTGTGATTTAACCAGGTTGGGCTCTGCTAGAAACTCACCATGTTTTGCCTCCTGGAGTTTTGGCTATAAATGCTATGTTACTGTAAACTAGCTTTCACTGGGGCATACTTGGGCCATATCATCAACTTTTGAAGTTGATAGTATGATAGTATGTTCGTGTAAAGGCTATCCTTTGATTTTAAACCATGAGCAGTTCTGGTTAGTTAAGAAGACATCATTACAAATATACATTAGTGCATTTTaggaaatgacacaaattcCCATACACCACCTCTCCCTTTAATGACTTGGATTAAGTTATATTGATAGAGAAAACTCTTGACTCGCACAGCCATCTTGGTGCTGTCTTTTCCAGTGACACGGTAGGTCTTAAATGACCCACTGCCTCATTTGCAGCAAGAGTCCACTCAGCGGTGTAGCATCACCTAAGGGTTCTGGCCCTGACCATGTTGTCGCTTTAACAAATTAGTCTAAAAAGTCGGTTGGCGTGAGGCTGGTATCAAGTTAGCGTGTGAATCCTGTAGTTGCTCTCTCAATGCTAATATTCTTTAGGATTCATTCTCAGGCAGACTGTTGAGATAAGGGGCCTGTTGGTATTATAATGTgttgtataatgtataatttgtTCAACAGATATGCgaaaaggatttaaaaaataatatttgttgcTTTTCTGATCATAGCAAATATCCTTTTCTTCACATTGGTAtcatctgaaaaatgaaaactttgtGCTTGCAGTTTTTATTGAGCCATAGATGTTTGAGatatgaacatgttttttttttctttattctccCTAGGTCTGCTGTATGTCTGAATATATTTAATCTAGTTCCTTCCTAACGAAGAATGGGGATTCCTTCATCgtctttgtaaataaaatgaatacaaatgccTTAAgttgaatgatttttttcccccttaaatgGCATGCTCCTGATAATAAAAAGACTATGGGTTTACAGTAAttgaggtcattttaaaaacaaacattttttgtaaaaaaataatagtagtaaataaatagtaatatttttcacaccACCATTTGAATCGCACTGCATTAATACGTTCACCCTTGGTACACACTGAACTGCACTCTCAAATTGTATATAATAGTTTTATTCTGTTGTACTAGAACTGAAATCCAGTAGGCTACTTAATTAGGTACTTCTGACTGcattttgcttgtgtttgttgccaATTAGTTTGGCTGTTAATGAGTCTCAAACAGGTAGCGGTATGATCATGGGTGCTATGAATAGTGGTGCTTTTTCCTGGATTTAAGCACCTTTATACGCCGAGCAGCTGATAAAACCAGAGAAAACACGAGACAATTATCTTTGTTTACCTACCGCTTTCTTGTGGAAATTGCTTTGCCTCAAAACCATTTTTTGAGCGCGCTCATGAAGTGATAATTGCTGTATGTGGAAACAGCCTGCTATGCAAACGGTCTCCGGGGGAAGCAGGCAGCCGTTCCGAATGAGGCTTCCAGGACAGGGAAGCCGGGGAGGAGCCGCTCCAAGTATCAAAAGGGCACGTTTCGTTTGTGCTAATCGTTAGCGCACGCAACGCCTGCACCTGCATGGTTTTCATTTGTGATGACAACTGGTAATCCCAACCCTGGCTGCCCAAGAGCAAGTTAAATTCTCCATTGTACAAAGTAAAATATACATGCTTTGTAA contains:
- the LOC135233190 gene encoding cytochrome c oxidase subunit 7C, mitochondrial — encoded protein: MLGQAVRRFTTSAIRGSHYAEGPGKNLPFSVENKWRLLGMMVLFFGSGFTFPFIVVRHQLLKK